A segment of the Trifolium pratense cultivar HEN17-A07 linkage group LG7, ARS_RC_1.1, whole genome shotgun sequence genome:
TAAACCACAGTTAAACATTTAGAGCAACTGAATCTGAATACTTAAACCACAGTCACCGCCCTCATTTTTATGAGAAATTTTTCGGATTATAACTTCAATAAACTCATTAACAATCAACAAATTTGATCTTTTTATTTAGTATAATCTTATAAACTatattttcattcaaaaaatCGTATGTTATAATCCTATAATAACATGGTTATAATAAACTTGATCTTGACATGCAcatttcaaatattttgatCAAACTAAGATTGTAATTAgtcttataaaattaaaaataaaataattaaaaattatgttcACAAATTTCCACCTAATTAAGTCTATGATGCCACGAAATTATGAGAACATTTTGAcataatgataaataaataaaccaatcaATTTTTCCCAAGTACCGGCGGGGAAGTCTAAGTTGCGACAACCTCCCCGTAAACTTAAACGAAAACCAGTAATATGTACAAGTATACACTTTCTATAGTTTTATAACGTGTACCAAACTATGTACAACTGTTATTGggaaatgaaattaaaataatcaatCTTACCACGACCTATCTTTTAAGCCCAATAGCATTGAGTCTCAAACATGAAGAGGACATTTAGCCTTCCCTCAACCACCGAAATCTTCATGCAAAAGTGATCCAAAGTTACAAGTCAACATTTCTTCCTAACATCATACAAAGAGCAATTCCATTCAAACAGATCCCTCTCAAGCAATCATGAACCAAAATATCAATAGTATGCAGTTTGTTCGAAGAAAGATGCAAAAAAGATATCAACTTTAGAATTTCACTCTTCCTAAATGGACTTTCTAAACAAATCGTTGAACCGGAACGAATCTCACAAATCGTCCATATAAAAAAAGGAAAGGGAAAGTTCACCCTTGACCCTACATTTCACTGTCAGGCATCTGCATGTTGCAGATGTTTAGAACTTGTAGAGAAACTTCTGAagaaaattcattcaaaaaatcCGAGACAGCTAATTTGTGCTTCCTCTTCAATTCATCTAACTCCTCTCGTTGCATAACCAACATAGTCTCCAACTTGGTTGCTATTTTATTAATGTCTTCTGTTTCAAAATCTGTTAAACTAACAGACATTTTTTCTTGAGAGAACTTTCCACCAGTTGCTTCCAGATAGTCTGATGTAATACTTTTATTGAAAGGGGAATCAGCGGTTCCATCACATTCCACTTCATAAGACAAGTTTGAAGCACCGTGCAGCAGAGATGGAGAGTTTGCACCAAAAGTCTTGGGTGAGTCTGACCAGTACTTACGACCTGAAGGTAATATCTCTAAAGCAAGACTGCCAGGAGATTCATTTCCCATAGGAGATGCCACAAGCATAGTTTCAGGGGTTTGGCCTGAAGcttgataataataattattgtcAGGAGTTTCACTTGGACTCCAACTGGGAATGTGGTATCTAATTTCTGAGTCAATAGTCATAGCAATAGTCGAAACATCTTGATCAGTAAGCTCCAATTCCTCAACCATTTCACTAGCAACAGAGAATGAAGTATCTGCTCCAATATCGAAAGGAAAGTGGATATTTCGAATATGCCCTACAAACAAATGAACATTAGAaacaccaaaaagaaaataaatgctctcttttcttaaaaaaaaaaaaaaaaaaaaaaaaaaaacttagataATACCTGAGGAATCTGCGATTctaagttttaaaaatattgtattaaCATCTCTCCTCTGGCCTTCCACTGTAAATTCCCTACTTGTCTCAACAAAATTATCTTTGGCACTTTTTTCAATGGATTGATTATCAAAGTTATCTCCTGCATTTGATGCATTGGATGGTAAccaaaattagattttttatttgagaCTTTATATGTAAAGAATATTTACCTGAATGTTGGTTTCTAGATCTTGAAGATAGACCAACGCTTTCACCATCCCAATTTGACTGAAGGAAGGGATCCATCAAGAGAGCCTTTGCAGGCAACCGTTCCGATACATGAGCAGTACACTTTTCTATAAATGCTTTAACTTCAGGATCATTTACTTTTGCCAACGATGCTGGTTTTATTCCCTATCAGAAAAAGTAACAATAATTATAATCATGACAATGATAGAAGACAATGGAGACttattttgttatagaaattgttttcattttcctttctgatttcaCTGATAACTAAATAAtcacaaatattttcttttctgaTTTCACTAATAACTACATAACATAATCACAAATGATAGACGacaaagccactaggtttggtgtagtggtgaggggtttgggtagtatgttataggtcctgggttcgattcccagctcattgtaaacaaaaaaaaaaatgatagatgACAACAGAGATCTATTTGATTCTACAAAttgttttcatcttcatttctattttcataaattattactTAAATTACTTCTTGTTTTCAACTTGTTTCCTATTTACAAATATTTGAACAAAATATTGcaaaccaaaaacaataaaagttaaaataatatattgaataatTATTGGTTAAAACAGAAAATGAAAATCGAAACCttatttgagaaaacaaaaacagaccAAGAAACACCATGAAATATCACTTGAACAAGGATTTCTAAACAGTTACTTGATTGCAGCACAACCTACCAGGAAAACAGTAAAGCAAATCGtatttttcaatgttttttgttaaaaaactcCCCCAAGGACATCTTTTCTGCAATCTTTGCAATCCTAAAAGGTCGTAATCTAGCTTTTTTGGAAATCCGCCTAACAACACTAATCACATCTCAAGCAATTTAATGCAAAAGAAATGCTGAGAATTAAGATGATTCTTATAAGTAAGATAAAACCATTATGTCCTAGAAGCTAATTATGAACATATGCAGCAAgtagagaagaagaaagaaaaaaaattcaattcagACGTTCtaggatttttattttgttatcttAACTTCGGTCTCTGCTAATTCACCAGTTTTTTCTATACAAAACACCCCAATCATATGAAATTCCAATAATATTTAACATCTGCCCAGGTTCGTGAAGTGTCCAATACTTTTTATTGATCCATAACTCAATACCTAACTAGCTGACTCGTAAAACAAGCAATAGGACAAAATGGAACTGTAATCTGTGATagatagtactccctccggtcctatatataaggaacactttagaaaaaaaatttggtcttttttataagaaacactctttaaatttattctttattaaatagataatctcttgtatacccttattaaattgtataaaatacaACTTATtccaatgttatgcattaattacacaaacacATTCCTAAGGTTAattttggaataacacataacat
Coding sequences within it:
- the LOC123897253 gene encoding probable serine/threonine-protein kinase WNK3 isoform X1 codes for the protein MPLDSSEQDDDPEIEFSEIDPTGRYGRYKEVLGKGAFKKVYRAFDELEGIEVAWNQVKVSDLLRNSEDLERLYSEVHLLKTLKHKNIIKFYSSWVDTKNENINFITEIFTSGTLRQYRKKHKHVDLRALKKWSRQILEGLSYLHSHNPPVIHRDLKCDNIFVNGNQGEVKIGDLGLAAILQQANSAHSVIGTPEFMAPELYEEEYNELVDIYAFGMCLLELVTVEYPYVECANAAQIYKKVTSGIKPASLAKVNDPEVKAFIEKCTAHVSERLPAKALLMDPFLQSNWDGESVGLSSRSRNQHSGDNFDNQSIEKSAKDNFVETSREFTVEGQRRDVNTIFLKLRIADSSGHIRNIHFPFDIGADTSFSVASEMVEELELTDQDVSTIAMTIDSEIRYHIPSWSPSETPDNNYYYQASGQTPETMLVASPMGNESPGSLALEILPSGRKYWSDSPKTFGANSPSLLHGASNLSYEVECDGTADSPFNKSITSDYLEATGGKFSQEKMSVSLTDFETEDINKIATKLETMLVMQREELDELKRKHKLAVSDFLNEFSSEVSLQVLNICNMQMPDSEM
- the LOC123897253 gene encoding probable serine/threonine-protein kinase WNK3 isoform X2 — its product is MMTPKLSSPKLILPGDMVGYRAFDELEGIEVAWNQVKVSDLLRNSEDLERLYSEVHLLKTLKHKNIIKFYSSWVDTKNENINFITEIFTSGTLRQYRKKHKHVDLRALKKWSRQILEGLSYLHSHNPPVIHRDLKCDNIFVNGNQGEVKIGDLGLAAILQQANSAHSVIGTPEFMAPELYEEEYNELVDIYAFGMCLLELVTVEYPYVECANAAQIYKKVTSGIKPASLAKVNDPEVKAFIEKCTAHVSERLPAKALLMDPFLQSNWDGESVGLSSRSRNQHSGDNFDNQSIEKSAKDNFVETSREFTVEGQRRDVNTIFLKLRIADSSGHIRNIHFPFDIGADTSFSVASEMVEELELTDQDVSTIAMTIDSEIRYHIPSWSPSETPDNNYYYQASGQTPETMLVASPMGNESPGSLALEILPSGRKYWSDSPKTFGANSPSLLHGASNLSYEVECDGTADSPFNKSITSDYLEATGGKFSQEKMSVSLTDFETEDINKIATKLETMLVMQREELDELKRKHKLAVSDFLNEFSSEVSLQVLNICNMQMPDSEM